One genomic window of Geodermatophilus sp. DSM 44513 includes the following:
- a CDS encoding NUDIX hydrolase, with translation MRTTGSREVYRSPWIRVREDAVERADGSAGVYGVVEKADFALVLPAERGGFWLVEQYRYPLGRRAWEFPQGTWTAGSRGSAEELARAELAEETGLRAGSLRHLGHLDLAPGLSTQEFDVWLATDLTPGPTAREATEADMRQAFVTEGELRAMVAGGRFTDGPSLAAYALLLLESR, from the coding sequence GTGCGGACGACGGGCAGCCGGGAGGTCTACCGCAGCCCGTGGATCCGGGTGCGGGAGGACGCGGTCGAGCGCGCCGACGGCAGCGCCGGGGTCTACGGCGTGGTGGAGAAGGCGGACTTCGCGCTGGTGCTGCCCGCCGAGCGCGGCGGCTTCTGGCTGGTCGAGCAGTACCGGTACCCGCTGGGCCGGCGTGCGTGGGAGTTCCCGCAGGGCACGTGGACGGCCGGGTCACGAGGCAGCGCGGAGGAGCTGGCCCGCGCCGAGCTCGCCGAGGAGACCGGCCTGCGCGCCGGGTCGCTGCGCCACCTCGGTCACCTGGACCTGGCGCCGGGCCTGTCGACGCAGGAGTTCGACGTCTGGCTGGCCACCGACCTCACCCCGGGGCCGACGGCGCGGGAGGCGACCGAGGCCGACATGCGGCAGGCGTTCGTGACCGAGGGCGAGCTGCGGGCGATGGTGGCCGGCGGCCGGTTCACCGACGGGCCGAGCCTGGCCGCCTACGCGCTGCTGCTGCTCGAGTCGCGGTAG
- a CDS encoding EAL domain-containing protein — protein MNPSSPDVSRPPEGTAGTAAGSRPRAIDTLLADRGQLFRALFLAAPIPKALVDLDGHLLVVNDALCDLTGRTPEDLVGRHVDLLAHPDEAPVPDRTDGPVDPWLGVDGERRLRRADGTELWATQSHEVVHTATGAPQFVVLSLVDGTDRRRAEEDLVRRAFTDQLTGLPNRRALSDRLEHALALSRRRGLQVGLVHLDLDRFRAVNDVLGNEAGDHLLIQVADRLRWSTRVEDTAVRLGGDEFLILAEDVEDLDGLRTMADRLLSVLDDPFLVGEREIVLSASVGLTLGSDVAPDDLLRQAQTALTRAQADGSRARIEVHDGGLSDSEVDQLQLEADLRHALESDELRLFYQPIVSLADETLLGYEALIRWEHPTRGLLPPGAFLAAAEDNRLTSRLGAWVLRQACFDAAGWPAGLRVHVNVSARHLAEPGFADLVVDALAESGLPPERLELEITESTALFAADATLQAVSEVTDAGVTLALDDFGTGYSAITALHRLPIHTVKIDRSFVADVVTEPSTAALVQGLVQLGLGMGLQVIAEGIEDLDQADWLREHGCEMAQGYAFGRPAPLPATVPSTGDVDLTGTLPPGEVTVQDVLDGEALVTRGLPPVPAPRPERRPDGGGRADEGRPPAGPVTEDLRTDT, from the coding sequence GTGAACCCGAGCTCCCCCGACGTGTCGCGTCCCCCGGAGGGGACGGCCGGCACCGCCGCCGGCTCGAGGCCCCGCGCGATCGACACCCTGCTGGCCGACCGCGGGCAGCTCTTCCGCGCCCTGTTCCTCGCCGCGCCGATCCCCAAGGCCCTGGTCGACCTCGACGGCCACCTGCTCGTGGTCAACGACGCCCTGTGCGACCTGACCGGCCGCACCCCCGAGGACCTCGTGGGGCGGCACGTCGACCTGCTCGCCCACCCCGACGAGGCCCCGGTGCCCGACCGCACCGACGGCCCGGTCGACCCGTGGCTGGGTGTCGACGGCGAGCGGCGACTACGCCGCGCGGACGGCACGGAGCTGTGGGCCACCCAGTCGCACGAGGTCGTGCACACCGCCACCGGGGCGCCGCAGTTCGTCGTGCTGTCGCTGGTCGACGGGACCGACCGCCGCCGCGCCGAGGAGGACCTGGTCCGCCGGGCCTTCACCGACCAGCTCACCGGCCTGCCCAACCGGCGGGCGCTGAGCGACCGGCTCGAGCACGCCCTGGCGCTGTCCCGCCGCCGCGGGCTGCAGGTCGGGCTGGTGCACCTGGACCTCGACCGGTTCCGGGCGGTCAACGACGTCCTCGGCAACGAGGCCGGCGACCACCTGCTGATCCAGGTCGCCGACCGGCTGCGCTGGAGCACCCGGGTGGAGGACACCGCCGTCCGGCTGGGCGGGGACGAGTTCCTCATCCTGGCCGAGGACGTCGAGGACCTCGACGGGCTGCGCACCATGGCCGACCGGCTGCTGTCGGTGCTCGACGACCCGTTCCTCGTCGGCGAGCGGGAGATCGTGCTGTCGGCCAGCGTGGGGCTGACGCTGGGCTCCGACGTCGCCCCGGACGACCTGCTGCGCCAGGCCCAGACCGCGCTGACCCGCGCCCAGGCCGACGGCAGCCGCGCCCGCATCGAGGTGCACGACGGCGGCCTGTCCGACAGCGAGGTGGACCAGCTGCAGCTGGAGGCCGACCTGCGGCACGCGCTGGAGTCCGACGAGCTGCGGCTGTTCTACCAGCCGATCGTGTCGCTGGCCGACGAGACGCTGCTGGGCTACGAGGCGCTCATCCGCTGGGAGCACCCCACCCGCGGGCTGCTCCCGCCGGGGGCCTTCCTCGCCGCCGCCGAGGACAACCGGCTGACCTCCCGGCTGGGCGCCTGGGTGCTGCGCCAGGCCTGCTTCGACGCCGCCGGCTGGCCGGCCGGGCTGCGGGTGCACGTCAACGTCTCCGCCCGCCACCTGGCCGAGCCCGGCTTCGCCGACCTGGTCGTCGACGCGCTGGCCGAGTCCGGGCTGCCACCGGAGCGGCTGGAGCTGGAGATCACCGAGTCGACCGCGCTGTTCGCCGCCGACGCCACGCTGCAGGCGGTGTCGGAGGTGACCGACGCCGGCGTCACCCTGGCGCTGGACGACTTCGGCACCGGCTACTCCGCGATCACCGCGCTGCACCGGCTGCCCATCCACACCGTCAAGATCGACCGGTCGTTCGTCGCCGACGTGGTGACCGAGCCCTCCACGGCCGCGCTGGTGCAGGGCCTGGTGCAGCTGGGCCTGGGCATGGGCCTGCAGGTCATCGCCGAGGGCATCGAGGACCTCGACCAGGCCGACTGGCTGCGCGAGCACGGCTGCGAGATGGCCCAGGGGTACGCCTTCGGCCGGCCGGCGCCGCTGCCGGCGACCGTGCCGAGCACCGGGGACGTCGACCTGACCGGCACGCTGCCGCCGGGGGAGGTCACCGTGCAGGACGTGCTGGACGGCGAGGCGCTGGTGACCCGGGGGCTGCCGCCGGTGCCGGCCCCGCGACCGGAACGCCGCCCGGACGGAGGGGGGCGGGCCGACGAGGGCCGCCCGCCGGCCGGCCCGGTCACCGAGGACCTGCGCACGGACACCTGA
- a CDS encoding SGNH/GDSL hydrolase family protein yields MQLGPTHLSWRRFVALGDSFTEGLADHDPHRPGEYRGWADRLAGHLAAATEGEVEYANLAIRGRLLAQVLGEQVPVALAAGPDLVSLVAGGNDLLRPGADPDRLAAGLEGAVARFRAAGADVLLATGVDPRQTPIIRRTRGRVAVFNASLWSIAARHGAVVLDQWGAGWVQDWRMWDGDRIHLTPEGHRRTALAAATALGLRVDDDWRTPLPPQPPRALRAALAEEAAWVRGFVAPWVARRLRGRSSGDGRAAKRPVPLALPRA; encoded by the coding sequence GTGCAGCTCGGACCCACCCACCTCTCCTGGCGCCGTTTCGTCGCCCTCGGCGACTCGTTCACCGAGGGGCTGGCCGACCACGACCCGCACCGCCCGGGGGAGTACCGCGGCTGGGCCGACCGGTTGGCCGGGCACCTGGCGGCGGCCACCGAGGGCGAGGTCGAGTACGCCAACCTGGCGATCCGTGGCCGGCTGCTGGCCCAGGTGCTCGGCGAGCAGGTGCCCGTCGCGCTGGCCGCCGGGCCGGACCTGGTCAGCCTGGTCGCCGGCGGCAACGACCTGCTGCGGCCCGGCGCCGACCCCGACCGGCTGGCCGCCGGCCTCGAGGGCGCCGTCGCCCGCTTCCGCGCCGCCGGCGCCGACGTGCTGCTGGCCACCGGGGTGGACCCGCGGCAGACGCCGATCATCCGCCGCACCCGCGGGCGGGTCGCGGTGTTCAACGCCTCGCTGTGGTCGATCGCCGCCCGGCACGGTGCGGTGGTGCTCGACCAGTGGGGCGCCGGCTGGGTCCAGGACTGGCGCATGTGGGACGGCGACCGCATCCACCTCACCCCCGAGGGTCACCGCCGGACGGCCCTGGCCGCGGCCACCGCGCTGGGGCTGCGGGTGGACGACGACTGGCGCACCCCGCTGCCGCCGCAGCCGCCGCGCGCGCTGCGGGCCGCCCTGGCCGAGGAGGCCGCGTGGGTGCGCGGCTTCGTCGCGCCGTGGGTCGCCCGGCGGCTGCGCGGGCGCTCCTCCGGGGACGGCCGGGCGGCCAAGCGCCCGGTGCCGCTGGCGCTGCCCCGCGCCTGA